The following coding sequences lie in one Oceanicola sp. 502str15 genomic window:
- a CDS encoding enoyl-CoA hydratase-related protein — protein sequence MIYEAIRYSVRDHVAVITLNTPKKMNCLNTQMRAEILHAVKAAEAEARVLVMTGAGPAFCSGQDLGEGASASDADMERTLIDEYEPMLKAIYECRVPTISAVNGHAAGAGANLALAADVVIAAESAVFLQAFARIGLIPDAGGTWWLPRQVGFPRAMGAALFAEPVSAKDAAEWGMIWEAVPDEGFADHWWGRAQHLANGPTLAYRQIKRALRSAYDNSLEEQLALEAKLQGKCGKSRDFQEGVMAFLEKRPASYEGR from the coding sequence ATGATATATGAAGCGATCCGCTACTCGGTGCGTGACCACGTGGCGGTGATCACGCTCAACACCCCCAAGAAGATGAACTGCCTCAACACCCAGATGCGGGCCGAGATCCTGCATGCGGTGAAAGCGGCGGAGGCGGAGGCGCGCGTGCTGGTGATGACCGGTGCGGGGCCTGCCTTCTGCTCGGGGCAGGATCTGGGCGAAGGGGCCTCGGCCAGCGATGCCGACATGGAGCGCACGCTGATCGACGAATACGAGCCGATGCTGAAGGCGATCTACGAGTGCCGGGTGCCGACGATCAGCGCGGTGAACGGCCATGCCGCGGGGGCAGGGGCCAACCTTGCGCTGGCCGCCGATGTGGTGATTGCCGCCGAGAGCGCGGTGTTCCTTCAGGCCTTCGCGCGGATCGGGCTCATTCCCGATGCCGGGGGCACGTGGTGGCTTCCGCGCCAGGTGGGCTTTCCGAGGGCGATGGGGGCGGCGCTCTTTGCCGAGCCGGTGAGCGCGAAGGACGCGGCGGAGTGGGGCATGATCTGGGAGGCGGTGCCCGACGAGGGCTTTGCCGACCACTGGTGGGGCCGGGCGCAGCACCTCGCCAACGGGCCGACGCTGGCCTATCGCCAGATCAAGCGGGCGCTGCGCAGCGCCTATGACAACAGCCTTGAGGAACAGCTTGCGCTGGAGGCGAAGTTGCAGGGCAAGTGCGGCAAGAGCCGGGACTTCCAGGAAGGGGTGATGGCCTTTCTGGAGAAGCGGCCGGCCAGTTACGAAGGGCGGTGA
- a CDS encoding calcium-binding protein produces MWIYILPTLLGLGLIAALVDDGSDNDDSSAAEPTDTEGTEGPDDVTLTDGADFFDGLGGNDRIDGGNGFDRLSGGEGNDILIGGNGQDVLNGDAGDDFIQGGDWDDTINGGEGNDTLEGNNGNDTINGDGGADTIAGGLGNDTIDGGTGWDTILGGDGSDTINGAGGNDTIDGGEGPDTIYGGEGDDTIDGGLRGDTIFGEGGKDTIMGGGGADTIDGGDWHDTIDGGEGFDTIFGGSGNDVITGGLGKDMIDGGLGNDTISGGIWDDTILGGDGADVLSGDEGNDVIDAGTGADTVDGGTGADILIGGEGNDTMDGGAQADMLVDGDGTNTLNGGDGNDIIFSEASVITTLPTASNLATREALLDELLGELVTNGGNGSADTVDGGEGKDILVLGENDTATGGAGADDFFVGTWQDGSAEITDFDPAEDEIMVHYEDGTTAPTVTTALSATGGTVSVDGTVVATVTSPGLTQAQLDAAVSLVAV; encoded by the coding sequence ATGTGGATTTATATCCTTCCTACACTTCTCGGTCTCGGCCTGATCGCGGCGCTCGTCGATGACGGCAGCGACAATGACGATTCCTCGGCTGCAGAGCCGACCGATACCGAGGGGACGGAAGGCCCCGATGACGTAACGCTCACCGACGGCGCGGATTTCTTCGACGGCCTCGGCGGCAACGACCGGATCGACGGCGGCAATGGCTTCGACCGGCTGTCGGGCGGCGAGGGCAACGACATCCTGATCGGCGGCAACGGGCAGGACGTGCTCAACGGCGACGCCGGCGACGACTTCATCCAGGGCGGCGACTGGGACGACACCATCAACGGAGGTGAAGGCAACGACACGCTCGAAGGCAACAACGGCAACGACACCATCAACGGTGACGGCGGCGCCGACACCATCGCCGGCGGCCTCGGCAACGACACCATCGACGGCGGCACCGGCTGGGATACCATCCTCGGCGGCGACGGCAGCGACACCATCAACGGCGCCGGCGGCAACGACACCATCGACGGCGGCGAAGGCCCCGACACGATCTACGGCGGTGAAGGCGACGACACCATCGACGGCGGCCTGCGCGGCGACACCATCTTCGGTGAAGGCGGCAAGGACACGATCATGGGCGGCGGCGGCGCCGACACCATCGACGGCGGCGACTGGCACGACACCATCGACGGCGGCGAAGGCTTCGACACCATCTTCGGCGGCTCCGGCAACGACGTCATCACCGGCGGCCTCGGCAAGGACATGATCGACGGCGGTCTCGGCAACGACACCATCTCCGGCGGCATCTGGGACGACACCATCCTCGGTGGTGACGGTGCCGATGTGCTTTCCGGTGACGAGGGCAACGACGTGATCGACGCCGGCACCGGCGCAGACACCGTCGACGGCGGCACCGGCGCCGACATCCTGATCGGCGGCGAAGGCAACGACACCATGGACGGTGGCGCACAGGCCGACATGCTGGTCGACGGCGACGGCACCAACACGCTAAACGGCGGCGACGGCAACGACATCATCTTCTCCGAAGCCAGCGTCATCACCACTCTGCCCACCGCCTCCAACCTCGCCACCCGCGAGGCCCTGCTCGACGAGCTTCTGGGCGAGCTCGTCACCAACGGCGGCAACGGCTCGGCCGACACCGTCGATGGCGGCGAAGGCAAGGACATCCTCGTTCTGGGCGAGAACGACACCGCCACCGGCGGCGCAGGCGCAGACGATTTCTTCGTCGGCACCTGGCAGGACGGCTCCGCCGAGATCACCGATTTCGACCCGGCGGAAGACGAGATCATGGTGCACTACGAAGATGGCACCACGGCCCCCACCGTCACCACCGCGCTCTCCGCCACCGGCGGCACGGTCTCGGTCGATGGCACCGTGGTGGCCACCGTCACCTCGCCCGGCCTCACCCAGGCCCAGCTCGACGCAGCGGTCTCGCTCGTCGCGGTCTGA
- a CDS encoding calcium-binding protein has translation MWVFLLPILLSAGAIAALINNNDDDDDDAARDAEEGTEGDDTVTLTDGADYFDGLAGDDTIDGAAGHDRLLGNTGNDTLIGGPGKDTLEGGPGNDLLDGGDWDDTLSGGPGDDTLHGGPGNDTLNGDGGRDLLFGDAGDDTLDGGAWHDVLSGGSGNDTLSGGAGIDLLLGGAGNDTLDGGDGDDLLYDAQGSNTLSGGAGNDVIFSARSSFSAALDTPGYTLNAEVAEDLLQSLLQSADGGANADIVSGGAGNDLLLLGEGDTANGGSGFDAFALGKWMKGAATIEDFTPGEDDILVPYLNTGTAPVVSTALTATGATLSLDGSVVAVITSPGLTLAELNASVHLIPA, from the coding sequence ATGTGGGTCTTCTTGCTTCCCATCCTGCTGTCCGCGGGCGCCATCGCCGCCCTTATCAACAACAATGACGACGACGACGATGACGCCGCGCGCGATGCCGAAGAGGGCACCGAGGGCGATGACACGGTCACCCTCACCGATGGCGCCGATTACTTCGACGGCCTCGCGGGCGACGACACCATCGACGGCGCCGCCGGCCACGACAGGTTGCTGGGCAACACTGGCAACGACACCCTGATCGGCGGGCCGGGCAAGGACACGCTCGAGGGCGGCCCCGGCAACGACCTGCTCGACGGCGGCGACTGGGACGACACCCTCTCCGGCGGGCCGGGCGACGATACCCTCCACGGCGGCCCCGGCAATGACACGCTGAACGGCGACGGCGGCCGCGACCTGCTCTTCGGCGATGCTGGCGACGACACGCTCGACGGCGGCGCGTGGCACGACGTGCTCTCCGGCGGCAGCGGCAACGACACCCTGAGCGGCGGCGCGGGCATCGACCTGCTGCTCGGCGGGGCCGGCAACGACACGCTCGATGGCGGCGACGGCGACGACCTGCTCTACGATGCGCAGGGCAGCAACACGCTCTCGGGCGGCGCCGGAAACGATGTGATCTTCTCCGCTCGCTCCAGCTTCTCCGCCGCGCTCGACACGCCGGGATACACTCTCAACGCCGAGGTGGCCGAAGATCTGCTGCAAAGCCTGCTCCAAAGCGCCGATGGCGGTGCCAATGCCGATATCGTATCGGGCGGCGCCGGCAACGACCTGCTCCTGCTCGGCGAGGGCGACACCGCAAACGGCGGGAGCGGGTTCGATGCCTTCGCTCTCGGCAAATGGATGAAGGGCGCCGCCACGATCGAGGATTTCACCCCCGGCGAAGACGACATCCTCGTGCCCTATCTCAACACCGGCACGGCCCCGGTCGTCTCCACCGCGCTCACCGCGACGGGTGCCACCCTCTCGCTCGACGGCTCGGTGGTCGCCGTCATCACCTCGCCGGGCCTCACCCTCGCCGAGCTCAACGCATCGGTGCATCTGATCCCGGCCTGA